From the genome of Halictus rubicundus isolate RS-2024b chromosome 2, iyHalRubi1_principal, whole genome shotgun sequence, one region includes:
- the LOC143365448 gene encoding uncharacterized protein LOC143365448 — protein MFNLLYLKTSYTRINVINKLQFVYQGIRGNSKFKVCVFPKLYHTSPNRTIKITNSRFKESVEQSKADIDFINTNTNVQNNVLLYRLETNYFQFMRYFSIGALTVSAFIMYMTYDPKLTLLFTTNISLKEYLKCNGFSIIYFVYGGLMGPLICWALYLSASRYIKYIILHKGGQEVSIITYHLYKDQIVLRIPLNEVQSTIARKDMKNYMPMKVKGKRFFYLLDFSGKFLNGRLFDNTIGTEKIWRK, from the exons atgttcaatcttTTGTATCTTAAAACCAGTTATACaagaataaatgtaattaacaaGCTACAATTTGTTTATCAAGGAATAAGGGGGAATAGTAAATTTAAAGTTTGTGTATTTCCCAAGTTATATCATACTTCACCTAACCGTACAATTAAAATAACCAACTCAAG aTTCAAAGAATCAGTCGAACAATCAAAAGCAGATATAGattttataaatacaaatacaaatgtaCAAAATAATGTATTACTATACAGATTGGAAACTAATTATTTCCAATTTATGAGATATTTTTCAATTGGAGCATTGACTGTTTCTGCGTTTATCATGTATATGACCTATGATCCTAAACTTACATTACTTTTCACAACAAACATATctttaaaagaatatttaaaatgtaatGGATTCTCTATAATATATTTTGTTTATGGAGGATTAATGG gGCCTTTAATATGTTGGGCATTATATTTATCAGCCTCacgatatataaaatatattattttacacaaggGAGGTCAAGAAGTATCTATAATTACTTATCACTTATATAAAGATCAAATAGTTTTACGAATTCCTTTAAATGAG GTACAATCTACTATCGCAAGAAAGGATATGAAGAATTATATGCCAATGAAAGTTAAAGGTAAAAGGTTTTTCTACTTATTAGATTTTAGTGGGAAATTTTTGAATGGAAGATTATTTGATAATACGATAGGAACAGAAAAAATATGGCGAAAGTAA
- the Strump gene encoding WASH complex subunit strump produces MGDFLATNNICGQNLLRLVSRGNAIIAELMRLKDYVPPVFSLDSKQIIQKYGSIIIDFAYFKSANVYEQKIETDPVLQETDEDLRNNYSDIISRFYLAFESIHKYVTDLNTYVDELGDGIYIHQSIDSIMLNEEGRQLMCEAIYLYGVMLLLVDYHFEGCIRERLLVSYYRYNAQRSSSTSVDDICMLLRSTGFSKNSNKKPTNYPEEYFKRIVLNESLIEHLIGRLRSDEIYNQSLAFPHPEHRSTALSNQASMLVVILLFKPTMLHTHTAMMREIVDRFFPDNWVISIYMGIVINLCDWWSPYKAARTALNNTLDSSNVKVIAQKYGQKMKKLISETEEVQLAGTLDDSAIGSLVKLVKECNVTLHWILLHTAMSTISLEDSKRTRMLRQLVVNESKYTTVDSLQLLLNTAQIEQDVKQLYKDLLFGKETKWIRDKGICVERITDLAQIFGGNKSFDGIEKNQNLHAWFMEISKHIESLQQEDGRKIVQLLPALEEVQEFHQLESNLHISQYLADTREILHNMLRTGSITEDTMISLNIVTDCCYAWNIMESFIETMQASIKESPPTVIKLKALFLKMASALETPLLRVNQARSADLSSVSQYYSRELEKYARRVLQIIPETVFGLLAQIVHLETNAFKEIPTRLPKDKLKEYAQLDDRLKMAKLTYAVSVFTKGVLSLRSVPLGVLRVDSHRLLEDGIRQELVKKVTVALDNGLVFEPKSKVSILQKLNNLAAIMDGYRKSFQYIQDYININSLKIWHEEITYIINNAVEDECIGSSWTPERSSRFYQEDKHTFVLDNNSTTFIGRLARELVRITDPRTTIYIEHSLAWYDLKTQAEVLNYKIFSKIVEAIGTPGLTGLDKLISFYIVTELDSMIRYIERNLRNKTWASTLDYFEPILNSSDVFKGNMPKLHTAVATHANKFCPQLLEWVLKIGHYQLLKKKIAYELNTTCKFEAKHMEAALQTLNAAILLEIGKGNNCDQNETKRNELLRELNVRLDWAGISNCHNNVYIKSPNLNSIALIMFLLTVSQLPKVYYCKNAGSLLSKKSQDPLDAIIFTIGVQTILRQFTFAAMTNYVKYLCTYVTSCVAPDSAKTGSDGNTEGSNTLHILELFTKFSGLPRSFILKEIPVIVMDHFQMKITK; encoded by the exons ATGGGTGATTTCTTGGCAACTAACAATATTTGCGGCCAAAATTTATTGCGTTTGGTGTCCCGTGGAAATGCTATTATAGCGGAGTTGATGAGATTAAAGGATTATGTGCCGCCAGTATTTAg TTTAGATTCAAAGCAGATAATACAAAAATATGGATCAATTATAATTGATTTTGCATATTTCAAATCAGCTAATGTTTACGAACAAAAAATAGAAACTGATCCA GTTCTTCAAGAGACCGACGAGGATTTACGAAACAATTATTCAGATATAATTTCTAGATTTTATTTAGCATTTGAAAGCATACACAAGTATGTTACTGATTTAAACACGTATGTAGATGAATTAGGAGATGGAATCTATATTCATCAATCTATAGATTCTATCATGCTGAATGAGGAAGGACGACAGTTAATG tGTGAAGCAATATATTTATATGGAGTTATGCTTCTTTTGGTGGATTACCATTTCGAAGGATGCATAAGAGAAAGACTACTAGTATCCTATTATCGATATAATGCTCAACGATCATCTTCCACAAGTGTAGATGACATATGTATGTTACTTCGTTCAACaggattttctaaaaattccaaTAAAAAACCTACGAATTATCCTGAGGAATATTTTaa GAGAATAGTATTAAATGAATCTCTAATAGAACATCTTATTGGACGTTTACGTTCAGATGAAATATATAACCAAAGTCTTGCTTTTCCACATCCAGAACATCGCAGTACTGCTCTTTCTAATCAAGCCTCAATGTTGgttgttattttattatttaagccAACCATGTTACATACACATACAGCCATGATGAGAGAGATAGTAGACAGATTCTTCCCTGATAATTGGGTGATCAGCATTTACATGGGAATAGTAATAAATTTGTGCGATTGGTGGTCTCCATATAAAGCTGCAAGAACAGCTCTCAATAATACACTTGACTCGTCTAATGTTAAAGTAATTGCCCAGAAATATGGCCAGAAAATGAAG aaattaatatCAGAAACAGAGGAAGTGCAGTTAGCAGGCACTTTAGATGACAGTGCAATAGGATCTCTCGTAAAGTTAGTAAAAGAATGTAATGTAACTTTACACTGGATACTTTTACATACAGCAATGTCAACTATATCACTAGAAGATTCAAAACGTACCCGTATGCTCAGACAGTTAGTAGTGAATGAAAGTAAATATACAACAGTTGATAGTCTTCAACTATTATTAAATACAGCTCAGATTGAACAAGATGTCAAACAGTTATATAAAGAT TTGTTATTTGGTAAAGAAACTAAATGGATTAGAGATAAAGGAATATGCGTTGAGAGAATAACAGACCTTGCTCAAATATTTGGAGGTAATAAATCTTTTGATGGTATCGAGAAAAATCAAAATCTACACGCATGGTTTATGGAAATTAGTAAGCACATCGAATCATTACAACAAGAAGATGGACGGAAAATTGTACAATTATTACCGGCATTGGAAGAAGTCCAAG AATTTCATCAATTGGAAAGTAATTTACACATATCTCAGTATTTAGCCGATACACGTGAAATATTACACAATATGTTACGCACGGGAAGTATTACGGAAGACACTATGATCAGCTTAAATATAGTAACAGATTGTTGCTATGCATGGAATATAATGGAATCTTTTATTGAAACGATGCAAGCTAGCATAAAAGAAAGTCCGCctactgtaattaaattaaaagcattgtttttaaaa ATGGCTTCGGCATTGGAAACTCCATTATTGAGAGTGAATCAAGCACGTAGTGCAGATCTGTCATCAGTATCTCAGTACTACAGTAGAGAATTAGAAAAATATGCAAGGCGCGTTTTACAAATAATACCAGAGACCGTGTTTGGTTTACTTGCTCAGATTGTACACCTTGAAACAAATGCTTTCAAGGAAATTCCTACTAGATTACCAAAAGATAAATTAAAAGAATATGCACAGCTAGACGATAGATTAAAA ATGGCCAAATTGACATATGCTGTGTCAGTGTTCACAAAAGGTGTATTATCTTTGAGAAGTGTTCCCTTGGGAGTATTGAGAGTTGACTCTCATCGTTTATTAGAAGATGGTATACGGCAAGAATTGGTAAAAAAAGTCACAGTAGCATTAGACAATGGCCTTGTTTTCGAACCAAAATCAAAA GTATCAATACTACAGAAACTGAATAATTTAGCGGCAATTATGGATGGTTATCGTAAATCTTTTCAATATATTCAAGATTATATAAACATTAATAGTTTAAAGATATGGCATGAAGAA ATAacatatattataaataatgcagTGGAGGATGAATGTATAGGTTCTTCTTGGACTCCAGAAAGATCATCTAGATTTTATCAAGAAGACAAACATACGTTTGTATTAGATAATAATTCTACAACTTTTATTGGTAGACTCGCTCGTGAACTTGTTCGTATAACTGATCCTag AACAACTATCTACATTGAACATTCCCTTGCATGGTATGATCTCAAAACACAAGCAGAGGttctaaattataaaatattttcaaaaatagtaGAAGCAATAGGCACACCCGGCTTAACAGGACTTGATAAACTTATCTCATTTTATATTGTCACTGAATTAGATAGTATGATTCGTTATATAGAAAGGAATCTTCGCAATAAAACTTGGGCATCTACATTAGACTACTTTGAACCAATTTTAAATTCCTCGGATGTGTTTAAAG GTAATATGCCAAAACTTCATACTGCAGTAGCTACTCATGCAAATAAATTCTGTCCTCAATTGCTCGAATGGGTATTGAAAATTGGACACTATCAGCTTCTTAAAAAAAAGATAGCGTATGAATTAAATACCACCTGCAAATTTGAAGCTAAACACATGGAAGCGGCACTTCAAACATTGAATGC GGCTATTTTATTGGAAATTGGTAAAGGAAACAACTGTGATCAAAATGAGACTAAAAGAAACGAACTCCTGCGAGAATTGAATGTCAGATTAGATTGGGCTGGCATAAGTAATTGCCACAACAACGTCTATATTAAGTCACCAAATTTAAATAGTATTGCACTCATTATGTTTTTACTTACTGTGTCGCAATTACCTAAGGTGTACTATTGCAAAAATGCAG gtAGTCTTTTGAGTAAAAAATCTCAAGATCCTCTAGATGCTATAATATTTACGATCGGGGTACAAACCATTTTACGTCAGTTCACTTTTGCCGCAATGACCAACTATGTTAAATATCTTTGTACATATGTTACCTCCTGCGTTGCACCTGACAG TGCAAAAACCGGAAGCGACGGAAATACCGAAGGTTCGAATACTTTACATATTTTGGAGCTGTTTACAAAATTTTCCGGTTTGCCACGCTCATTCATACTTAAAGAAATTCCAGTGATTGTAATGGATCATTTTCAAATGAAGATTACCAAGTAG
- the LOC143362692 gene encoding allatotropin has protein sequence MRPAIIIILAFAAGMIAATPRHRNFSHFVKHTARPRVIRGFKPVIMSTAYGFGKRQSTADVSNTNKNERILFTLLRYFPQGIPVEWLLQQMKANPAFASKVTQLLMDGRADLALLTDRSNLERTTWLS, from the exons ATGCGACCAGCTATAATCATCATTTTGGCTTTCGCCGCCGGAATGATCGCTGCGACACCTAGGCACCGCAATTTCTCTCATTTCGTGAAACATACTGCGAGGCCGCGGGTCATTCGTGGATTTAAACCAGTAATTATGTCCACTGCATACGGCTTTGGGAAAAGGCAAAGTACTGCTGACGTTTCCAATACTAATAAAAACGAACGGATTTTATTTACACTTCTACGATATTTCCCTCAGGG AATACCTGTAGAATGGCTGCTTCAACAAATGAAAGCAAATCCAGCTTTCGCTTCAAAAGTAACGCAATTATTAATGGATGGACGTGCCGATTTAGCATTACTAACAGATCGTTCTAATCTTGAAAGAACAACATGGCTAtcataa
- the LOC143365446 gene encoding uncharacterized protein LOC143365446, which produces MTHTSRYVGYHATTNRDYLTDGDESHRAPSDRTVSEYIVSADHATMVKAMKKDRPEKYEKDEGRRSRSAHNSRVSVLSGSSRQGLQPLRKSASHGSICDNGSDIYVTSAAYRATSDISHVSHHSLSPSLRMGHRAPSHCSYGSAKSVKSHTSRKDGIIIETMSTPNPFCPNTKGVCCLMLLLNLGLILVALGFVIVIQFFQPLIVWILGIVFLIFGFLTLIGSLIYCVHVFRNAKHPHDINPEDLYWTKYWQGHVGSAPEVYYKTEDKYQDDGYSDRLSKYSNKYYDRQRY; this is translated from the exons ATGACTCATACTTCAAGATATGTAGGATACCATGCTACTACAAATCGAGATTACTTAACGGATGGCGATGAAAGTCATCGTGCTCCATCAGATCGCACAGTATCTGAATACATTGTATCAGCTGATCATGCTACAATG GTAAAAGCAATGAAAAAAGACCGCccagaaaaatatgaaaaagatgAAGGAAGACGATCGCGAAGCGCACACAATAGTCGTGTTTCAGTATTATCCGGATCTTCCAGACAAGGTCTGCAACCCCTCAGAAAGAGTGCTTCACATGGTAGTATATGTGACAATGGCTCAGATATATATGTTACGAGCGCTGCTTATAGAGCAACATCAGACATAAG CCATGTATCGCATCACAGTCTATCTCCAAGTTTAAGAATGGGTCATCGAGCACCTAGTCATTGCAGTTATGGTTCTGCAAAATCAGTAAAATCTCACACTTCCAGAAAGGACGGTATTATTATAGAAACCATGTCAACGCCTAATCCATTTTGCCCGAATACCAAGGGTGTTTGCTGTCTTATGCTTCTCCTTAATCTTGGCCTAATTCTTGTTGCGTTAGGTTTTGTTATAGTAATTCAATTCTTTCAACCATTAATAGTTTG GATTTTGGGAATAGTCTTTCTTATATTTGGATTTCTAACTTTGATAGGAAGCTTAATATACTGTGTTCATGTATTTAGAAATGCTAAACATCCACATGATATCAATCCTGAAGATCTTTATTGGACAAAGTACTGGCAGGGTCATGTAGGTTCAGCACCTGAAGTGTATTACAAGACCGAGGATAAGTATCAAGATGATGGGTACAGTGATCGCTTGAGCAAATactcaaataaatattatgacCGTCAAAGATATTGA